Proteins co-encoded in one Bacteroidales bacterium genomic window:
- a CDS encoding T9SS type A sorting domain-containing protein — protein MSNLPVGMYIIKVETDAGDCIKKIIKD, from the coding sequence ATTAGCAATTTACCTGTAGGAATGTATATTATTAAGGTCGAAACTGATGCTGGGGATTGTATTAAGAAAATAATTAAGGATTAA
- the tsaB gene encoding tRNA (adenosine(37)-N6)-threonylcarbamoyltransferase complex dimerization subunit type 1 TsaB translates to MPRILYIESATSVCSVVLAEGESIISVRESQASNSHSELLTDFIYQILKENSFKVDDLDAVAVSKGPGSYTGLRIGVSAAKGLCYSANIPLIAVDTLCSMAYGAENPHINTNFYCPMIDARRMEVYTALYDSNIDIISNIEAKVIDENSFQDILRNDKILFFGDGMPKCKNFIKSANAIFDDNYVISAKSLIKPALNKFEVKDFEDIAYFEPFYLKDFIAGKPSVKALYE, encoded by the coding sequence ATGCCGAGAATATTGTATATAGAATCCGCAACGTCTGTATGTTCCGTTGTATTAGCCGAAGGAGAAAGCATTATCTCAGTTCGCGAGAGTCAAGCAAGTAACAGTCATTCCGAATTACTTACCGATTTCATTTATCAGATCCTGAAAGAAAATTCATTTAAAGTTGATGATTTAGATGCTGTTGCGGTTAGCAAAGGCCCGGGATCATACACAGGCCTACGCATTGGTGTTTCTGCCGCAAAAGGATTATGCTACTCTGCAAATATTCCTTTAATTGCTGTTGACACGCTTTGTTCTATGGCTTATGGCGCCGAAAATCCGCACATAAATACTAACTTCTACTGTCCGATGATTGATGCAAGACGAATGGAGGTTTACACCGCTTTATATGATTCTAATATAGATATTATTTCAAATATTGAAGCAAAAGTTATTGATGAAAATTCTTTTCAAGATATACTGAGAAATGATAAAATATTATTCTTCGGGGACGGAATGCCTAAATGTAAAAACTTTATTAAATCAGCTAATGCAATATTTGATGATAATTATGTCATTTCCGCAAAATCCTTAATTAAACCGGCGCTTAATAAATTTGAGGTTAAAGATTTTGAAGACATTGCATATTTTGAGCCGTTTTACTTAAAAGATTTCATAGCCGGAAAACCGTCGGTGAAAGCATTATATGAATAA
- the mreD gene encoding rod shape-determining protein MreD, producing MNKIYPHIIRFIVLMLLQVLIFNNIRLFGYYNPYIYLIFLILLPIHIKNWFLLVLGFVTGITIDLFSGVLGVHAAACVLACAVRPFLIRLFHNVREIKQGVIPEIHWFGISSFIIFMLIFVFIHHTTLFFLDVFTLKHFFTTLLHILINTIITSCFVIIDQLLFHAKGRGS from the coding sequence ATGAATAAAATATATCCGCACATAATACGATTTATTGTCTTGATGCTTCTACAAGTTCTGATATTTAATAATATAAGATTGTTCGGATATTATAATCCATACATTTATTTAATATTCCTAATATTATTACCAATTCACATTAAGAATTGGTTTTTATTGGTATTAGGATTTGTTACAGGGATTACAATAGATTTATTTTCAGGAGTTTTAGGTGTACATGCAGCTGCATGTGTATTAGCATGTGCTGTGCGTCCGTTCTTAATAAGGCTTTTTCACAATGTCAGAGAAATAAAACAAGGAGTTATTCCTGAAATACATTGGTTTGGAATAAGTTCATTTATTATATTTATGCTAATATTTGTATTTATACATCATACTACTTTGTTCTTTTTGGATGTATTTACTCTTAAACATTTCTTTACAACTTTATTGCATATTTTGATAAACACAATTATTACAAGTTGTTTTGTAATTATAGACCAACTCTTGTTTCATGCAAAAGGTAGGGGTAGTTGA